Part of the Streptomyces antimycoticus genome, GTTCGATCCGCGCCAGCATCTCCGGTACGGCCGCCTTGGGCACGCAGACGTCCTCGGTGAGCACCGGGCCCAGCCGCTCCAGCGCCGGATAGGCGAGCCGCCTGGCCGAGAACAGCGCGTCCGCCTCCTCCTGGTCCGTGGACTGCGCGGCCCAGGTCGCCCCCGCCTCCTCGAAACAGGCGAGCATGCGCTCGGCCTCCTGCGCCCCGGCCGGGCCCGGGGCGTCCGTACGGCCGAGGAGCACCACGTCCGCGTCGACGGACAGGCCCATGTTCTTCCACTTGTCGACCGCCGCCAGGCAGTGCCGGTCGATCAGCTCCAGCGCGGACGGGGTGAGCCCCGCGGCCCCGATCGCGGCGACCGCCCGTCCCGCCGCCACGACCGAGGAGAAGTATCCGGCCACCGTGCGCTCGGCCTCACGCCGCGGCCGCAGCCGCACCGTGATCTCGGTGATCACTCCCAAGGTGCCTTCGGAGCCGACCATCAGTCCCGCCAGGTCGTATCCGGCGACCCCCTTGGCGGTCCTGCGGCCGAGCCGCACGAGCTCACCGGTGCCGGTCACCATCTCCAGACCGAGCACATAGTCGCGGGTGACGCCGTACTTCACACAGCACAGGCCGCCCGCGTTGGTCGCCACATTGCCGCCGATGGTGGACCAGGGCGCGCTCGCCGGGTCCGGCGGGTACCACAGGCCCTGTTCGGCGCAGGCGGCCCGCAGATCGTCGTTGACCACACCCGGTCCGACGACCGCGAGGCGCTCCACGGGGTCGATCTCGTGGATGGTGTCCATGGCCTCGGTGGAGAGCACCACACAGCCCTCGACGGCGTTGGCACCACCGGAGAGACCGGTGCCCGCGCCCCGGGTGACCAGCGGAACGCCGTGCCGCACACAGGCCCGCACCACGGCACGCACTTCCAGCGCAGTACGTGGCCGCACCACCACGAGGGGCGTGCCGTACGGCGCCCACTCCGCCTCGTCGTGGACGAAACCGGTGGCGACGCCAGGGTCCTCGACCATGCGGCCGTCCGGCAGCTCCTGCCGCAGATCATCGATCAACACGCCCGGTCCCCTGCCTTGTCGTCGAGCACGGTGCTTCCACTCGCACGGTACCCACCACCCCGAGAATGCCTGATCACCACCCCCGCCACCAGGAAGGCCGCAGGCCGGTCCTTGCGTGAGAACCATCGTTCTCCTAGGCTCGCACCCGAAGGGGAGAATGTTCGTTCTCCCTTCCCCCGCCCCGCTCCAACGGCCCACAAGGAGACGCTGTGACCGACGCCCCACGTCCTCCGTTCCCCCCGTTCACCCGGGAGACCGCCATCCAGAAGGTCCGTCTGGCCGAAGACGGCTGGAACTCCCGCGACCCCCAGAAGGTCGCCCTGGCCTACACCGTCGACTCGCGCTGGCGGAACCGCGCGGAGTTCGTCACCGGGCGCGACGAGATCGTCGCCTTCCTCACCCGCAAATGGGCGCGCGAGCTGGACTACCGGCTCATCAAGGAGCTGTGGGCCCATGACGGCAACCGCATCGCCGTGCGCTTCGCCTACGAATGCCACGACGACTCCGGCAACTGGTTCCGCTCCTACGGCAACGAGAACTGGGAATTCGACGACGCCGGTCTGATGCGGCTGCGCTACGCGTGCATCAACGACCTCCCGATCAAGGAGTCGGAGCGTCTCTACCACTGGCCGCTCGGACGCCGCCCGACGACCACCCCGGGCTGAGCGACCTCGGCCTCTGACCGACCGGCACTCTGACCGACCGGCACCAGGAGAGCGGCGAAATGATCAGTCCCGAGACCGCGGAGCTCCGGATCCTCGACGCGGCCGAGACCCTGTTCTACGGACGGGGGCTCCAGGCCGTGGGCATGGACGAGATCCGTTCCGCCTCCGGCGTCTCCCTCAAACGGCTGTACCAACTCTTCCCGTCCAAAGGGGAGCTCATACAGGCGTATCTGCGGCGGCGCGACATCCGCTGGCGTCAGAGGCTGGCCGCGTACGCCGATGCCCAGGACACACCTGAGGAACGCATCCTCGCGGTCTTCGACTGGCTCCACGAGTGGTTCGGCGAGCCGGACTTCCGGGGTTGCGCCTTCAGCAACTCCTTCGGGGAGCTCGGCGCCACCTCCTCGCCCGTGGCCGAGACGGCACGCGCCCACAAGGAGGCGTTCTTCGGCTACCTCGCCGAGCTGACGGCGGCCGCGGACAAACCGGCCTCGCTCTCCGGCCACTTGGCACTCCTCGCCGAAGGCGCCATCACCACCGCGGCCATCACCGGCAGCCCCGAACCCGCGCACCAGGCGAAGGCAGCAGCACGCGTCCTGCTGGCGGCGGCCTGACGCCACCCCCCTCATGGCGGTGCGGCGCCCCGCGCCTGTGCCGTCGCGAGCACCTCGGGCAGATCGGCCAGCCGGTCCAGGCCCCGAACCGCCCTGGCCATCCGGTGGTTGCCGGAGAGCGGGCCGCGATGGCGGTGCAGAAAGGACCAGTAGCCGGTGGTGTAGGGGCAGGCGCGCTCGCCGGTGCGGTCCCTGGGGCGGTAGGCGCAGGGGCCGCACAGGTCGCTCATCCGGTCGATGTACGCTCCGCCGGAGGTGTACGGCTTGGTGGTCATCAGGCCGCCGTCGGCGTACTGGGACATCCCCACGACGTTCGGCAGCATCACCCAGTCATAACCATCGACGAAGCAGCGGTGGAACCAGTCCGTGACCGCCGCCGGGTCCCAGCCGTCCTGGAGCGCGCGGCTGCCGAGCACCATCAGCCGGGGGATGTGATGGGTCCATCCGGTGTCCCGGACCTGTTTCAGTGCGTGGCGCAGGCAGCGGGCGGTGACCGCGTCGGCGTCGAGGTCGAGGAACCAGCGGGGCAGCGGCTGGGTGTGGCCGAGGGCGTTGTGACCACGGTAGTCGGGGCCGAACCACCAGTAGACGTGCCAGATGTACTCGCGCCATCCGGCGATCTGCCGGATGAACCCCTCGACGCTGTTCAGGGGCGCGTCGCCGGCGCGCCACGCCCGCTCGGCCCGGTCCACGCACTCGGCCGGGTGCAGCAGCCCGAGGTTCAACGGTGCCGAGAGCAGGCTGTGGCTCAGCACGGGATCCGCCGCGAGCATCGCGTCCTCGTACGGGCCGAACCACGGCAGCCGGTGTGCGATGAAGTGGCGCAGGGATGCCAATGCCTCCCGGCGGGTGGCGGGGAAGCACCGTGGGCCGTCGCGTCCGACGAAGGACACCCGGCCCTCGCGCTCCCAGCGGTCCAGATCGTGCCGGACCTCGTCGTCGATCTCGTCCTCCTCGGGGCGCCACGGGTCGGGTGCTCCGAGGGTGCGGGCGCCGCGGGGCGGGGGCTCCCGGTTCTCCCGGTCCAGGTTCCAGCGACCGCCGGCGGGCTGGTCGCCGTCCATAAGCAGCTCGTGTTCACGGCGCACCCACCGGTAGAAGTCCTCCATCCGCATCCGCCCCGGGGCGCGCTCCTCGGCCCATCTGGCAAAGGCGTCCCCCGGCGTCAGAAAGCCCCTGGCGGGCAACACATGGACCTGGGCGAGCGACTCGACCAGGCCCAGCGCGGCGCGGGACGTCGGCCGGCAGACGGTCACCGGCTCGCGCCCGGCGGCCTCGGCCAGCCCCTCGCGGTACGTCCGCGCCCGTACGTACCGCACGCGGTCGCCGAGTTCGGCCGCGCGGTGCCGCATCGCGGACAGCAGGAGATGGGCCTTGGCGCGGTGGAAGCGACGACGGCGCAGCACCGCCCAGGACTCGATCATGATGAGCGGGGCCCGTGGATCGGGGCCGTGGTGGCGGTGGTCGATGAAGTGCGGGCCGAGTTGATCGCCGAAGAGCCAGTGCGGGCGTACGGCCATCGTGCGAACTCCTGGGAGGCGGCGGAAGGACGGGCTCCTGGCGGCGGGAGAATGGCGCCCGCCGCGGGCGGCCCGGCGGACCGGGCGCGGCGGACGGCCTCAGGCTATGCGCCACTCCCGCCCGATCCGCCCGCGACGCGCCTCAGTCCGCCCTGAGGGCCGTGAGGACGTTCAGCCGGGCCGCGCGACGGGCGGGCCAGAGTCCCGCCACGACGCGGACGAGCGCGGCGCCTGCGGGGGCCATGGCGATGCGGCCCCGGAGGATGACCATCTCGTACCCCTGGATGCTGTCGGAGGCGAGCCTTCCGCAACTGGGCGAGGGGGTTCTGGGCGAGGGCGCGCTGGAGGGACCACCGTACCGTTTCGCCGTCACCGTCCCTGGTGGGCACCAGGACCGAGGTGTCCTCGATCTCCTTCAGATGGGGCTGGAGAGTGGCCGGCGGCATCATGGTGGCCGGGAGGAATTCGCCACGCGTCCTGCGGGCGGCGGCATAACGGATACCATCCTGTTTTGTGCGGGGGTGGTGGGAGCGGGGCCGGTCGCTGGGAGCAGCCCATCCTCAGGCCGTTGACCTGGGGATCGCGCTCCTGGTCCAGGCGGCCATGACGATGCCGTTCGTGGTGCCGCGGCCACCCGATGTGGAGCCGGCGACCTGGCCCGCCTACGGGCTGACCACGCTCACCGTCGTCCCCCTGATCTGGCGTCGGCGCGCTCCCCTCGCCGTGCTGATCGCCATCATCGCGACGAGCGCGCTGTACAAGCTGGCCGTGGAAGGCCCCGGACAGCCGCTGCCCTACACCGGGCTCGTCATCGTCTATACGGTCGCCGTTGTTTCACCGCCGTGGAAGCGGCTGGTCACCGCGGGGCTGCTGGCGGTTGCCGTGCCGGTGTCGGTGTGGCTGAACACCCGGACGGCGCGCGAGCTCACCTTCTCCCTCTTCGTGTTCGCGGCGGCCTATGTCTTCGGTCGGCTGACCGATGCCCGGCAGCGGGCGAACCGGATCGAGGCGGAGCGGGCCGCCGCCCGCGAACGGGCCAGGATCGCACGGGAGATGCACGACATCCTCTCCCATGCGGTGAGCCTGATGATCGTGCAGGCGGAGGCCGGTCCGGTGGCCGTGCGGACGGCTCCGGAGCGGGCCGAGGCAGCCTTCGACGCCATCTCCACGACGGGCCGGGAGGCGATGGTCCAGCTACGCCGGATGCTGGGAGTGCTGCGCACGGGCGACGAGCCGGGCCGCGCCCCGCGTGAGCCGCAGCCGGGCCTGGCCGGTCTGTCCAATCTTCTCGACCGGGTACGGGCGAGTGGCCTCGAAGTCGCGTACGAGTCGGCGGGGGCCGTACGGCCGCTGCCGGACGCCACCGGGGCGGCCGTCTTCCGGGTCGTCCAGGAAGCACTGACCAACGTGGTCAAGCACGCGGGAGCCCGTACCGTCTGCGTTCACCTCACCTACGGTGAGGGCGTCGTGGACATCCGGGTGCTGGACGACGGACGTGGACCACAGCCCGGTTCCGGTGGCGGCCACGGTCTGATCGGGGTCCGCGAGCGGGCCGCGGCGCACGGCGGCACGGCGGTCACCGGGCCGGGCCCGGACGGCCGGGGCTTCGAGGTACGGGTCCGCCTCCCCGTACTCTCCTCGGCGGAGGTGGCGCGTTGACGATCCGTGTGGTGGTGGCCGACGACCAGGAGCTGGTGCGCAGCGGCTTCTCCATGATCCTTGACGCCCAGCCGGACATCGAGGTGATCGCGGAGGCGGGCGACGGGGCCGAGGCCGTCGAGGCGGTACGGCGGCACGCACCCGATGTGGCGCTGCTCGACATCCGGATGCCGGGTATGGACGGCATCGAGGCATGCCGCGAGATCGGCGCGGACGGCGCCTGCCGGACGGTGATGCTGACGACCTTCGACTCCGACGAGTATGTGTACGAAGCGCTGCACGCGGGCGCGAGCGGCTTCCTGCTGAAGGATGTGCGCAGGGACGATCTGGTGCACGCGGTACGGGTGGTGGCGCGGGGCGACTCACTGCTCGCGCCGTCGGTGGCCCGGCGTCTGGTGGAGCAGTACACCCGGGCGACCGCCCGGCCACGGCGGCCCGATCCCGGCCTGGACATGCTGACCGCACGGGAGCGGGAGACACTGCTGCTGCTCGCGCGCGGCCTGTCGAACGCCGAGATCGCGGCTGAGCTGGTCGTCAGCGATCACACGGTCAAGACGCATGTCGGCAATGTGCTCGCCAAGCTGGGGCTGCGGGACCGGATCCAGGCGGTGATCTGCGCATACGAGACGGGCCTGATCACGGCCGGGGCTCCCCCGCCCGGGGGAGCGTCCCGGCCCGGTTCCTCCCCCGTGTCGGCGAGGGACTGACACCCGGAACACGCTCGCGCGGGCGATCCGCGACAGACCGCCGGTCACCAGGATGGAGCCATCGGGAGCAACGGCTCATACGGCGCTCATATCGCGCCCCTGTCACTGGAGTTGACCATGCAGAGCACCAGACGCACGCTGCTGGCCGCAGCGCTTGTCCTGGGCGTCGTGGCGGGCCCGGCGGTGCCGCCGGCCCTCGCGGCCATCTCGTCCGCGGCGGACCCCACGCGGTCCGGGATCCCGGCGCTGGAAGCCGCCATCGCGGGTCTGCCGACACCGGACGCGACGGCCGCGCTGGTACGGGTCGGGGGCTCCGAGGGCGTCTGGAGAGGCAGTTCGGGTGCGCATGACCTGAGGACCAACCGGCCGGCCGATCCGGCGGGCCGCTTCCGCGCCGGTTCCGTGACCAAGGTCTTCACGGCCGCGGTCGCCCTGCAGCTGGCCACCGAGGGCACGCTCGACCTGGACCGCAGCGCCCGTTCATATCTGCCGGAGCTGATCCCGGCGTCGTGCGGGAAGGTCACCGTCCGGCAGTTGCTCAATCACACGCACGGCATCCCGGCCCCTGACTTCCCCGGGGACACGGTCGAGGAGTGGTACGCCGACCGCTTCCGGATCCATGACCCCGAGGACATGGTCCGCTCGGCGACCTCGAAGAACCGCGAGTTCCGGCCCGGCGAGAAGCAGCACTATCTGAACATCGGCTACACCATCGCCGCTCTGGTCATCGAGCGGGGTTCGGGCGACTCGTACGAACACCAGGTGGCCCGCCGGATCCTGAAGCCGCTGGGGCTGCGCGACACCTATCTCCCGGGGGCCGATCCGCGCATCCTCGGCCCGCACAACCACGGCTACCAGACGATGCGGCTGGACGACGGCACGACCGGTCTGCGCGATGTGTCGGTGTGGGGGCCGACGGACGGCTGGGCGGCCGGTGACATCATCTCGACCACGGCGGACCTGGAGCGGTTCACCAAGGCCCTGTTCCGGGGACACGTGGTGCGCGGCCCGCTGCTGCGCGAGATGTTCACCCTGCCGAACGTGGCGGACTGGGGAACCGGCGACCCCGCCGCGTACTCGGCCGGCCTCTCGATGAAGAAGCTGGGCGGCCGTGAGGTGTGGGGAAAGACGGGCGGCCGCTGGGGCTACAACGCCGGCATCGCCTCCACCCGCGACGGCTCGCGCACCCTCGTCTACAGCGTCAACTCCACGGACGCCAAAGGCCAGGAGATGAACGAGGTGGCGCGGAACATCATGGTGGCCGCCTACGGCAGCCCCTGAGCATCGGGCGGGCAACCGCCGAGCGCTCGGGGGAATGCGCCGGATGGCACCCGTGGCGGCGGTGACACCGGTCCGACCGCCGCCCGGGTCCAGGCCGTCCCGCGCGCCTCAGTCCGCCTTGAGGGCCGTGAGGACGTTCAGCCGGGCCGCCCGGCGGGCGGGCCAGAGTCCCGCCACGACGCCGACGAACGCGGCGCCCGCGAGGGCCACGGCGATGCGACCCCAGGGGATGACCATCTCGTACCCCTGGATGCTGTCGGAGACGAGCCGGCCCGCGGCCCAGCCCAGGAAGATGCCCGCGCCGATGCCCAGAAGAGCCCCGAACAGCGAGATGAGGACGGACTCCAGGTGGATCATCCGCTTGGTCTGCTCGGGCTGGAGCCCTACCGCACGCAGCATCCCGATCTCACGGGTGCGCTCGAACACGGACATCGCGAGAGTGTTGACGACGCCCAGGACGGCGATCACCACGGCCATGGTCAGCAGCCCGTACAGGACGTTGAGGAGCAGGGTGATGGCCTCGCCGCCGGCGGACTCGGCCAGGTCGTCGGTGTTCCGCAGCTGGATGAGGGGGTTCTGGTCGAGGGCGCGCTGGAGGGACCGACGTACCGTCTCGCCGTCGCCGTCCTTGGTGTGCACCAGGACCGAGGTGTCCTCGATCTCCTTCAGATGGGGCTGGAGGGTGGTCAGCGGCATCATGGTGGCCGGGAGGAATTCGTCGTCGCGGTAGATGCCACCGATCCGCAGGGTGCCCCGGCTGCCGTCGCCGTAGACCACCGGCACCCGCTGTCCCATGGTCCATCCGTAGATGTCGGCCGTGGAGGTGTCGATCAGCAGGTTCTTGCCGCCGTCCGCGCCCAGTGCCGCGAGCGACCCCGACGCGAAGCTCGGGTCGAGGAGGTCGCCGATGCTCCGGGGGTCCACACCGGTCAGGTTCACCTCGTCGCCGCTGATCCGGACGGCGCTCTGGCGCTGTGGGCTGGAGGAGGTCACGGCCGTGGACTTCGCCAGGGTGTCATGGACCGACGCGGGCAGGTGGCCGCTGTTCCTCGACGAAATCTCGAAGTCGGCCGTGACGGTGTTCTCCGCCCGCTGGCGCAGCGATGTCGTGGCGGACACCGCGACCACCGTAAGGCCGGTGACCATGGACAGCCCGATCATCAGGGCCGAGGCCGTGGAGGCGGTGCGCCGGGGATTGCGCCGGGCGTTGCGCGGGGCCAGCGTGCCCGGGACACCGAAGCGGCGCACCAGGGGCCCGGCCAGGGCGATGGCCGGGCCGGAGAGCGCCGGGGTCACCACGATGATGCCGATGAGCAGCAGAACGGCCGGGAAGAGGACGGTGGTCCGGCCCTGCTCACCGCTGGACGCGGTGTACAGCACGCCGAGCACACCGATCACGATCAGGGCGACACCGATGGCGTTGCGCCTGCGGAGGCCGCGGATCGGCGGGGGTGTGTGGAGCGCGGACATGGCGGCCACGGGAGGCACGGCGGCGGCGCTGCGGGCGGGCAGATAGGCGGCGAGCATGGTGACGACGACGCCCACCAGGAACGAGACCAGTACGGTGCCCGGGGCGATGACCAGCGGCCCGTCGGGGAAACCGGATCCGGTGGACGCGAAGAGCTGCCGGAGGCCCATGGCCACGCCGATGCCGAGGAGGAATCCCGCGGCCCCCGCGCACAGCCCCAGCAGGGCGGCCTCGATGAGGACGGAGCGGGTCACCTGGCGGCGGTCGGCGCCGACGGCCCGCATCAGGGCCATCTCCTGCGAGCGCTGGGTGACCAGCATGGTGAAGGTGTTGCCGATGACGAAAATGCCGACGAACAGGGCGATGGCCGCGAAGACGAGCAGCACCTGGCTGAGCCCCTCCGCCCCCTCGGCGGCCTCGGCCTGCTGCTGCGCGCGCAGTTGGGCCCCCGTGCTGACCTCGGAGTCATCGGGCAGCAGGTCGCGTGCCTCGGCCGCGAGCCGTTCCTCGGAGGTGCCGCGCTCGGCCTCGAGGGAGACTCCGTCGTACTGGCCGGGCTTCAGCAACAGCTTCTGCGCGGTCGCGTCGTCGAAGAACACCGAGGTGCCGCCGGAGCCGGAGGTGTCGTCGGTGCGGACGATGCCGACGAGTTTCCTGTGCAGCACCGGCCCGTCGACGGCCAGCCGGACGGTGTCGCCGACCTGGTAGCCGCCCTGGTCGGCGGTGCTGGTGTCCATCAGCACCTCGTCGGGCCCGGCGGGAGCGCGTCCGGCGGTCAGCGGGTGGCGGTTGTCCTCGCCGTCGGCCTGGGGGAAGTAGTTGCCCGCCATGGTCACGTCGTCCTCGCCGAGGGGGTGGCCGTCCTTCGCGGCCACGGCGGCGAACCCTTCGACGGAGCCGGTCACGGACGCCACGCCGGGCAGCCGTTGCAGACGCCGCAG contains:
- a CDS encoding TetR/AcrR family transcriptional regulator, producing the protein MISPETAELRILDAAETLFYGRGLQAVGMDEIRSASGVSLKRLYQLFPSKGELIQAYLRRRDIRWRQRLAAYADAQDTPEERILAVFDWLHEWFGEPDFRGCAFSNSFGELGATSSPVAETARAHKEAFFGYLAELTAAADKPASLSGHLALLAEGAITTAAITGSPEPAHQAKAAARVLLAAA
- a CDS encoding sensor histidine kinase, translated to MRGWWERGRSLGAAHPQAVDLGIALLVQAAMTMPFVVPRPPDVEPATWPAYGLTTLTVVPLIWRRRAPLAVLIAIIATSALYKLAVEGPGQPLPYTGLVIVYTVAVVSPPWKRLVTAGLLAVAVPVSVWLNTRTARELTFSLFVFAAAYVFGRLTDARQRANRIEAERAAARERARIAREMHDILSHAVSLMIVQAEAGPVAVRTAPERAEAAFDAISTTGREAMVQLRRMLGVLRTGDEPGRAPREPQPGLAGLSNLLDRVRASGLEVAYESAGAVRPLPDATGAAVFRVVQEALTNVVKHAGARTVCVHLTYGEGVVDIRVLDDGRGPQPGSGGGHGLIGVRERAAAHGGTAVTGPGPDGRGFEVRVRLPVLSSAEVAR
- a CDS encoding cryptochrome/photolyase family protein; amino-acid sequence: MAVRPHWLFGDQLGPHFIDHRHHGPDPRAPLIMIESWAVLRRRRFHRAKAHLLLSAMRHRAAELGDRVRYVRARTYREGLAEAAGREPVTVCRPTSRAALGLVESLAQVHVLPARGFLTPGDAFARWAEERAPGRMRMEDFYRWVRREHELLMDGDQPAGGRWNLDRENREPPPRGARTLGAPDPWRPEEDEIDDEVRHDLDRWEREGRVSFVGRDGPRCFPATRREALASLRHFIAHRLPWFGPYEDAMLAADPVLSHSLLSAPLNLGLLHPAECVDRAERAWRAGDAPLNSVEGFIRQIAGWREYIWHVYWWFGPDYRGHNALGHTQPLPRWFLDLDADAVTARCLRHALKQVRDTGWTHHIPRLMVLGSRALQDGWDPAAVTDWFHRCFVDGYDWVMLPNVVGMSQYADGGLMTTKPYTSGGAYIDRMSDLCGPCAYRPRDRTGERACPYTTGYWSFLHRHRGPLSGNHRMARAVRGLDRLADLPEVLATAQARGAAPP
- a CDS encoding serine hydrolase domain-containing protein, with the protein product MQSTRRTLLAAALVLGVVAGPAVPPALAAISSAADPTRSGIPALEAAIAGLPTPDATAALVRVGGSEGVWRGSSGAHDLRTNRPADPAGRFRAGSVTKVFTAAVALQLATEGTLDLDRSARSYLPELIPASCGKVTVRQLLNHTHGIPAPDFPGDTVEEWYADRFRIHDPEDMVRSATSKNREFRPGEKQHYLNIGYTIAALVIERGSGDSYEHQVARRILKPLGLRDTYLPGADPRILGPHNHGYQTMRLDDGTTGLRDVSVWGPTDGWAAGDIISTTADLERFTKALFRGHVVRGPLLREMFTLPNVADWGTGDPAAYSAGLSMKKLGGREVWGKTGGRWGYNAGIASTRDGSRTLVYSVNSTDAKGQEMNEVARNIMVAAYGSP
- a CDS encoding FAD-binding oxidoreductase; this translates as MVEDPGVATGFVHDEAEWAPYGTPLVVVRPRTALEVRAVVRACVRHGVPLVTRGAGTGLSGGANAVEGCVVLSTEAMDTIHEIDPVERLAVVGPGVVNDDLRAACAEQGLWYPPDPASAPWSTIGGNVATNAGGLCCVKYGVTRDYVLGLEMVTGTGELVRLGRRTAKGVAGYDLAGLMVGSEGTLGVITEITVRLRPRREAERTVAGYFSSVVAAGRAVAAIGAAGLTPSALELIDRHCLAAVDKWKNMGLSVDADVVLLGRTDAPGPAGAQEAERMLACFEEAGATWAAQSTDQEEADALFSARRLAYPALERLGPVLTEDVCVPKAAVPEMLARIERAATRHDTLIANIAHAGDGNLHPLLITQPGDTAAQERAQAAFHDIIADAIDLGGTVTGEHGVGLLKRDGLERELTPAVLEMHRAVKAALDPHGILNPGKVIAGG
- a CDS encoding response regulator; its protein translation is MTIRVVVADDQELVRSGFSMILDAQPDIEVIAEAGDGAEAVEAVRRHAPDVALLDIRMPGMDGIEACREIGADGACRTVMLTTFDSDEYVYEALHAGASGFLLKDVRRDDLVHAVRVVARGDSLLAPSVARRLVEQYTRATARPRRPDPGLDMLTARERETLLLLARGLSNAEIAAELVVSDHTVKTHVGNVLAKLGLRDRIQAVICAYETGLITAGAPPPGGASRPGSSPVSARD